A single window of Granulibacter bethesdensis DNA harbors:
- a CDS encoding acetyl-CoA carboxylase carboxyltransferase subunit alpha, with protein sequence MTRHFLEFEKPIAELEGKIEELRRMSEPDGINIADEVSRLTDKADKLLRTTYAKLTPWQKVQVARHPERPKAKDYITTLISDYTELSGDRAFADDAAIIGGLGRFQGHPVMVLGTEKGTDLETRIKHNFGSPRPEGYRKARRLVELAGRFRLPVLTFVDTAGAYPGVDAEARGQAEAIARSVEALLDSPSPVIATVIGEGGSGGAIALASADRVLMLEHAWYSVISPEACGSILWRDAAQASVAAETMKITADDLLKFGLIDQVVYEPLGGAHRAPDKAIALTGEAIAAQLQPLLGLEAAALKTRRREKFLRMGRDTVTH encoded by the coding sequence ATGACCCGGCATTTCCTTGAATTCGAAAAACCGATTGCGGAGCTCGAGGGCAAGATCGAAGAGCTTCGCCGCATGTCGGAGCCTGACGGCATCAATATTGCCGATGAGGTTTCCCGGCTGACCGACAAGGCTGACAAGCTGCTGCGCACAACGTACGCGAAGCTGACGCCCTGGCAGAAGGTGCAGGTAGCCCGACACCCGGAGCGTCCGAAGGCAAAGGACTACATCACCACGCTGATCAGCGATTATACGGAGCTGTCAGGCGACCGGGCCTTTGCCGATGATGCTGCCATTATCGGTGGTCTGGGCCGTTTTCAGGGCCATCCTGTCATGGTGTTGGGAACGGAGAAAGGCACCGATCTGGAAACCCGGATCAAACATAATTTCGGCTCCCCCCGGCCGGAAGGTTATCGCAAGGCGCGGCGTCTGGTGGAGCTGGCCGGTCGATTCAGATTGCCCGTGCTGACATTTGTGGATACGGCGGGTGCCTATCCCGGTGTGGATGCCGAGGCCCGTGGTCAGGCGGAAGCTATCGCACGTTCTGTCGAAGCCCTGCTGGACAGTCCTTCCCCCGTGATTGCGACGGTGATTGGTGAAGGTGGTTCCGGTGGCGCGATTGCGCTGGCCTCGGCGGATCGGGTGCTGATGCTGGAACACGCCTGGTATTCGGTGATTTCACCGGAAGCCTGCGGTTCGATCCTGTGGCGTGATGCGGCTCAGGCTTCTGTCGCGGCGGAGACCATGAAAATCACCGCCGATGATCTGCTGAAATTCGGGCTGATCGATCAGGTGGTGTATGAGCCACTGGGCGGTGCGCATCGTGCACCGGACAAGGCCATTGCCCTGACCGGTGAGGCGATTGCTGCGCAGTTGCAGCCTTTGTTGGGGCTGGAAGCGGCAGCGTTGAAGACAAGGCGGCGAGAAAAATTCCTGCGAATGGGGCGCGATACAGTGACGCACTGA
- a CDS encoding tyrosine recombinase encodes MERHIESFLEMLAAERGAARNTLLAYGTDLRDWSGYAARHRVDPLYAEEAALRGYLAAQSGAGNGPRTQSRRLSALRQFYRFLLEQGTRSDDPTALLDAPKLPRSLPKYLDEAEVDALLQAAPAEPAAHAALEILYSTGLRVSEVLALPARAFRGDAPMMTVRGKGGRERMVPVSAAAIAAVAAMRSGAEQSRWLFPGRDPAKPMTRQGFALMLKRVALQAGLDPARVSPHVLRHCFASHLLARGADLRSLQMLLGHVDIATTQIYTHVLSERLRALVDSCHPLSIAAED; translated from the coding sequence ATGGAGCGGCATATCGAGAGTTTTCTGGAGATGCTGGCGGCCGAGCGTGGGGCAGCACGGAACACATTGCTGGCTTACGGGACTGACCTGCGCGACTGGTCCGGCTATGCCGCCCGTCACAGGGTAGATCCGTTATATGCTGAGGAGGCTGCCTTGCGTGGCTACCTCGCCGCGCAGAGCGGGGCCGGGAACGGGCCTCGCACCCAGTCGCGTCGCCTTTCTGCGCTACGGCAGTTTTACCGTTTCCTGCTGGAGCAGGGGACAAGGTCTGATGACCCCACTGCCCTGCTGGATGCGCCGAAATTGCCGCGCTCTCTGCCGAAATATCTGGATGAGGCGGAGGTCGATGCACTGTTGCAGGCGGCTCCGGCCGAGCCGGCGGCCCATGCGGCGCTGGAAATACTGTACAGCACCGGCCTGCGTGTCTCCGAAGTGCTGGCGCTGCCCGCCCGCGCCTTCCGTGGAGATGCGCCCATGATGACGGTGCGGGGCAAAGGCGGCCGGGAGAGGATGGTGCCGGTCTCAGCCGCTGCCATTGCCGCGGTCGCGGCGATGCGGAGCGGGGCGGAGCAATCACGCTGGTTGTTTCCCGGCCGTGATCCGGCAAAACCAATGACCCGACAGGGTTTTGCGTTGATGTTGAAACGGGTCGCGTTGCAGGCGGGTCTCGATCCTGCCCGGGTGTCTCCCCATGTGCTGCGGCATTGCTTCGCATCGCATTTGCTGGCGCGGGGGGCTGATCTCCGCAGCCTGCAAATGCTGCTGGGGCATGTCGATATCGCCACCACGCAGATCTATACCCATGTGTTGTCGGAGCGGTTGCGTGCACTGGTGGACTCCTGCCACCCGCTGTCCATCGCGGCAGAGGATTGA
- the aroB gene encoding 3-dehydroquinate synthase, whose product MTRNSALAPSLRDSVTPPAWLQGRSIVLVGLMGAGKTSIGRRLAARLGMPFRDADAEIERAAGCNVAEIFARHGESGFRQGERRVVRRLLSEEPLVLATGGGAFMDPETRRVIREGAVSIWLRCRLPVLLKRVSGRTHRPLLNQGDPADILQRLINERHPVYAEADLIVDCGDDSQDGTTDNVLHHLQEYQPPRRLTVSLTANRYDVVIGESLLSRAGALLIPHIPQKRAIIVTDETVAALHLPILLKGLEETGIKADSIVVPPGETSKSLEVFGRVTDGLLAAGVERRTTVIALGGGVVGDLAGFAAAATLRGLPFVQIPTTLLSQVDSSVGGKTGINTAYGKNLLGAFHQPRLVLADTTTLGTLPHREVLAGYAEIVKAGLIGDAAFYEWCEAHGQAVTTGERDSQAEAIMRACAFKAQVVGDDEREEKPNDGRALLNLGHTFGHALEADLGYGTILHGEGVAVGLGLAFRLSAKLGHCRSQDADRVIAHVASVGLPAELSMLNRRFSAKQLIGHMQRDKKMRDGKLAFVLAQGIGRAFTSRDVPQDAVVEVLREAGCEA is encoded by the coding sequence ATGACACGCAACTCTGCCCTTGCCCCTTCTCTCCGTGATTCCGTGACACCCCCGGCCTGGCTGCAAGGCCGCAGCATCGTGCTGGTTGGTCTGATGGGAGCTGGAAAAACCTCCATTGGACGCCGTCTGGCCGCCCGACTCGGAATGCCGTTCCGCGATGCGGATGCGGAGATTGAGCGCGCAGCGGGCTGCAACGTCGCGGAAATTTTTGCCCGCCATGGTGAATCAGGATTCCGTCAAGGGGAGCGCCGCGTCGTACGCAGGCTCCTGTCAGAGGAACCCCTCGTGCTCGCCACTGGCGGCGGCGCCTTCATGGACCCCGAAACCCGACGCGTCATCAGGGAGGGCGCTGTCAGCATCTGGCTACGCTGTCGCCTGCCGGTGCTGCTGAAACGTGTCTCCGGCCGCACGCATCGGCCGCTGCTTAATCAGGGCGATCCAGCGGATATCCTGCAACGGCTGATCAATGAGCGGCATCCCGTCTATGCGGAGGCTGATCTGATCGTGGATTGCGGCGATGACAGTCAGGATGGCACCACTGATAACGTCCTGCATCATCTTCAGGAATATCAGCCTCCACGCAGGCTGACCGTCAGCCTGACCGCCAATCGCTATGATGTGGTGATCGGCGAATCCCTGCTCTCCCGTGCCGGAGCGTTGCTGATCCCGCATATTCCGCAGAAACGGGCGATAATCGTCACCGATGAGACCGTCGCCGCCCTTCACCTGCCGATCCTGTTGAAAGGTCTGGAGGAAACCGGGATCAAGGCAGACAGCATCGTCGTACCACCGGGAGAGACTTCAAAATCTCTGGAGGTCTTTGGCCGTGTGACCGACGGGCTGCTGGCTGCCGGGGTAGAGCGCCGAACCACCGTGATCGCCCTCGGTGGCGGCGTCGTCGGCGATCTGGCGGGCTTTGCCGCTGCCGCAACCCTGCGTGGCCTGCCTTTCGTGCAGATTCCCACCACCCTGCTGTCACAGGTCGATTCCAGTGTGGGAGGCAAGACAGGGATCAACACCGCGTATGGTAAAAATCTGCTTGGCGCATTCCATCAGCCCCGTCTGGTACTGGCGGATACGACGACGCTCGGCACCCTGCCACATCGGGAAGTGCTGGCCGGCTATGCGGAGATCGTGAAAGCCGGGCTGATCGGCGATGCCGCCTTCTACGAATGGTGCGAAGCCCATGGACAAGCCGTCACCACAGGGGAACGCGACAGCCAGGCTGAAGCCATCATGCGCGCCTGCGCCTTCAAGGCGCAGGTTGTGGGGGATGATGAGCGGGAGGAAAAGCCGAATGACGGCCGCGCCCTGCTCAATCTGGGTCATACATTCGGCCATGCACTTGAGGCCGATTTAGGCTACGGCACCATCCTGCATGGGGAGGGCGTGGCGGTGGGGCTGGGGTTGGCATTCCGCCTCTCCGCCAAACTCGGCCATTGCCGGAGCCAGGATGCAGACCGGGTCATCGCCCATGTCGCCTCGGTCGGGCTGCCTGCCGAGTTGTCCATGCTCAACCGCCGCTTTTCCGCCAAGCAGTTGATCGGCCATATGCAGCGCGACAAGAAAATGCGGGACGGCAAACTTGCTTTTGTGCTGGCACAAGGGATCGGGCGGGCCTTCACAAGCCGCGACGTGCCGCAGGATGCAGTCGTTGAAGTATTGAGGGAGGCTGGCTGCGAGGCTTAA